One Mangifera indica cultivar Alphonso chromosome 4, CATAS_Mindica_2.1, whole genome shotgun sequence genomic region harbors:
- the LOC123212894 gene encoding COBW domain-containing protein 1, giving the protein MKMEDEEERPPLAVQIDKPAQERSYSSKNADVSVGVTVITGFLGAGKSTLVNYILNVQHGKRIAVILNEFGEEIGVERAMINDGESGAVVEEWVELANGCICCTVKHSLVQALEQLVEMKERLDHILLETTGLANPASLASILWLDDQLESSIRLDSIVTVVDAKNLLFQINKYREVSSFPEAIHQIAFADVIILNKIDLVSPEASEDALDKLEKEIHEINSLAHIIRSARCQVDLSKILNCRAYDATHVTHLQALLEEHQSVPSSDLHDSGVRTLCICEQQAVDLDKVRLWLEEILWDKKYGMDVYRCKGVLNIQKSDQLHILQAVREIYEVVPARKWRTDENRTNKIVFIGHYLSKDVLTNSFRTCVLSTT; this is encoded by the exons ATGAAAATGGAGGACGAAGAGGAACGTCCACCTCTCGCCGTTCAAATTGACAAACCTGCGCAAGAACGCTCATACTCTTCCAAAAACGCTGACGTTTCTGTGGGTGTAACTGTCATCACTGGCTTTCTTGGAGCTGGCAAATCCACT CTTGTTAATTATATCTTGAATGTGCAACATGGAAAAAGAATTGCTGTCATCTTAAATGAGTTTGGTGAAGAGATTGGAGTGGAAAGGGCAATGATAAATGATGGAGAAAGCGGTGCAGTTGTTGAAGAATGGGTTGAATTGGCAAATGGGTGCATTTGCTGCACTGTTAAGCATAGTTTAGTTCAAGCACTGGAACAACTTGTAGAAATGAAAGAAAG ACTTGATCATATATTGCTTGAGACCACTGGGTTAGCGAACCCTGCTTCTCTGGCATCTATTCTTTGGTTAGATGATCAACTGGAATCATCCATCAGACTTGATTCTATTGTCACC GTTGTGGATGCCAAAAACCTTCTcttccaaataaataaatatcgtGAAGTATCTTCATTTCCTGAAGCAATTCATCAAATAGCATTTGCG GATGTTATTATTCTTAACAAGATTGATTTAGTTTCTCCAGAGGCTTCCGAAGATGCCCTTGACAAATTGGAGAAGGAAATACATGAAATTAACTCTCTTGCTCATATTATTCGCTCTGCCCGTTGTCAAGTTGACTTGTCTAAGATATTGAATTGCCGAGCATACGATGCCACA CATGTCACTCATCTGCAAGCACTGTTGGAAGAGCACCAATCTGTACCTTCTTCAGATCTTCATGACAGTGGTGTGCGAACCTTGTGCATTTGCGAACAACAGGCTGTTGATCTTGATAAG GTTCGCTTATGGCTTGAGGAGATTCTTTGGGATAAGAAATATGGCATGGATGTGTACCGCTGCAAAGgtgttttaaatattcaaaaatctgaTCAACTACACATTTTGCAG GCTGTAAGGGAGATTTATGAGGTTGTTCCAGCTCGAAAATGGAGAACAGATGAGAATCGGACGAATAAGATAGTGTTTATAG GGCATTATTTGAGTAAGGATGTTCTTACTAATTCCTTCAGAACTTGCGTATTATCAACTACTTGA